In Leptospira sp. WS58.C1, a single genomic region encodes these proteins:
- a CDS encoding LIC_10091 family lipoprotein, translating to MREKGPKTVVLHKNKKNPFLTVLFICFAFYLTDCSSGQGQADHSVFGKKGSLTRDGLQLSAIDTPPADRHLHAEHYPSSNERRLDLFKSRVVGLGGGYMGVGTDQNLTLIAWARSEFAYLFDFDPVTVSINRLHLHFIEISPTYPEYEKLWDPKNKNDVLPIIEKRFSNDPEYQVILKSYQIALRKGAVPQRLGDLHKISKVYPEFTSFHNDTQDYEFLRNLVLDGKIIAIDGNLLGDKTINSISEKAKELEIPIRILYTSNAEEYFRYPEGMRKNFLNLYGDPKSIVIRTVTKGAKVYGFPDGEMFPREFPFHYNIQSLDNLKVWLTKQNLLYTTILLRNRKPIVKGFSLIEALPPETTNSPVVKDSDNVTPKR from the coding sequence ATGAGAGAAAAAGGACCTAAAACGGTCGTTTTACACAAAAATAAAAAAAATCCATTCTTAACGGTTTTATTCATTTGTTTCGCTTTTTATCTTACAGATTGTTCTTCCGGTCAAGGTCAGGCAGATCATTCCGTTTTCGGAAAAAAGGGTTCTTTAACTAGAGACGGTTTACAACTTTCAGCAATCGATACTCCTCCGGCTGACCGCCATCTTCATGCGGAACATTATCCTTCTTCTAATGAGAGAAGGTTGGACCTGTTTAAATCCAGGGTTGTGGGTTTAGGCGGCGGATATATGGGAGTCGGGACCGATCAGAATTTAACATTGATCGCCTGGGCAAGAAGCGAGTTCGCCTATCTTTTTGATTTCGACCCTGTCACTGTTTCCATCAATCGGCTTCACCTTCATTTTATAGAAATTTCTCCTACTTATCCGGAATATGAAAAGTTATGGGATCCTAAGAATAAGAACGATGTCCTTCCTATCATTGAAAAAAGATTTTCGAATGATCCGGAATATCAAGTAATTCTAAAGTCATATCAAATCGCTCTTAGGAAAGGTGCTGTCCCGCAACGATTAGGGGATTTACATAAGATCTCAAAAGTGTATCCGGAGTTTACCTCTTTTCATAATGATACGCAAGACTATGAGTTCTTGAGAAATCTCGTTCTGGACGGAAAAATAATAGCGATCGATGGGAATTTGTTGGGGGATAAGACCATTAATTCCATCTCGGAAAAAGCAAAAGAACTGGAGATCCCGATCCGTATTTTATATACTTCTAATGCGGAAGAATATTTTAGATATCCGGAAGGAATGAGAAAAAATTTCCTGAATCTTTATGGAGATCCTAAAAGTATAGTGATCCGTACCGTTACAAAAGGGGCAAAGGTATATGGATTTCCGGATGGGGAAATGTTCCCAAGAGAGTTTCCTTTTCATTATAATATCCAATCTTTAGATAATTTGAAAGTCTGGCTGACTAAACAGAATCTTCTATATACCACGATATTACTTCGGAATCGTAAACCGATCGTAAAAGGATTTTCGTTGATCGAAGCTTTACCTCCGGAGACTACTAATTCTCCGGTTGTAAAAGACTCGGATAACGTTACTCCCAAGAGATAA
- a CDS encoding CapA family protein — protein MFKSPNMIRNFTLCFGLVFFTIPCSSQNVKTGPSAESVRIVAVGDIMSHQTQIDTAYDKECDCWKFDEVFQEVSSMISEADLAVGNLETTLPGDPKQYTGYPQFGAPDSLAKAIKDIGFDVLSTANNHSCDKGKLGVVRTLSVLDQLGLKHLGTYKDKEEYEKNRILFVPVGNLNLAFLDYTYGTNGLEIPAGTVINLIDKDQIASDIALARKSKPDAIIVMYHYGTEYLHQPDPFQVEMVDHAFSSGADIVLGGHPHTLQKFGKKTIKDRFGVFKERFYIYSLGNFISGQDRRYVDGGIILKFSLSKENDKLNIFDIAYEPVWVYIDRTGSKAQFRLLPVKKYLNNDQERKLTDTAYQRMKQFYKDTVDLLGP, from the coding sequence ATGTTCAAAAGTCCTAATATGATCCGAAATTTTACCCTTTGTTTCGGTCTAGTATTTTTTACAATTCCTTGTTCATCTCAAAATGTAAAGACTGGCCCTTCCGCCGAATCCGTCCGAATAGTTGCGGTGGGAGATATCATGTCTCATCAAACTCAGATCGATACCGCATACGATAAAGAATGTGATTGTTGGAAATTCGATGAAGTATTCCAAGAGGTTTCTTCCATGATCTCGGAAGCGGATCTTGCCGTTGGTAATTTGGAGACAACCCTTCCTGGAGATCCAAAACAGTATACAGGTTATCCTCAGTTCGGTGCACCGGATTCTCTTGCCAAAGCGATCAAAGATATCGGCTTTGATGTTCTATCCACTGCCAATAATCATTCTTGCGATAAAGGAAAGTTAGGAGTCGTAAGAACTCTTTCCGTACTGGACCAATTGGGTCTAAAACATTTGGGGACCTACAAAGACAAAGAAGAATATGAGAAAAATAGAATATTATTCGTCCCTGTCGGAAATCTGAATCTTGCGTTTTTAGATTATACGTATGGGACCAATGGTCTGGAAATACCCGCGGGCACGGTGATTAATCTGATAGATAAAGACCAAATTGCTTCCGATATCGCATTAGCGAGAAAATCCAAGCCGGATGCAATTATCGTAATGTATCATTACGGAACGGAATATCTGCACCAACCGGATCCTTTCCAAGTAGAAATGGTCGACCATGCATTTTCTTCCGGTGCGGATATCGTATTGGGCGGGCATCCTCATACTCTTCAAAAGTTCGGAAAAAAGACGATTAAAGACAGATTTGGTGTCTTTAAGGAAAGATTTTATATTTATTCTTTAGGTAACTTTATTTCCGGGCAGGATAGACGTTATGTGGACGGAGGAATTATCCTCAAATTCTCCTTATCTAAAGAGAATGATAAATTAAATATATTTGATATAGCGTATGAGCCTGTTTGGGTTTATATAGATAGGACAGGATCCAAGGCTCAGTTCAGATTACTGCCTGTTAAAAAATACCTGAATAACGACCAGGAAAGAAAACTCACCGATACCGCTTACCAAAGAATGAAACAGTTTTACAAAGATACTGTAGATTTGCTGGGTCCTTAA
- a CDS encoding acyl-CoA dehydrogenase family protein, with protein MKGIQEKKIDLYNPTDDHLSLRENVSAFAKENLDEQAKDHDDEESFNKDLFRRLGAELGIFGVTVPQEDGGMGLDPVASVIIHEEFSAYDPGFTLSYLAHEVLFVNNFYHSGNPSQRTKYMPKVLSGEWIGGMGMTEPGAGTDVLGMGTVATRKGDKFILNGRKQFITNGIVGQVFLVYAKTSKDSRRTTSFIVESSYPGFSFGKKEEKMGMRSSPTTQLIFENLEVPAENLIGSEDGALTHMMRNLEIERVTLAAQSLGIAKRCIDVMCEYSILHREAFDKKLIEFGQIQRLIAESYADYQAARALVYDVASKIHPENRNSLGAASAKLVSTQMAERVSRNAIQVLGGYGYCREYPVERLHRDAILLSIGGGTNEAMQKNIAADLKKLYTTS; from the coding sequence ATGAAGGGAATCCAAGAAAAAAAAATAGATCTTTATAATCCAACCGACGATCATCTTTCTTTGAGGGAAAATGTAAGCGCTTTCGCAAAAGAGAATCTGGACGAACAAGCAAAGGATCATGATGATGAAGAGTCCTTTAATAAGGATCTCTTTCGCAGGTTGGGAGCCGAATTAGGAATATTCGGAGTCACTGTTCCGCAGGAGGATGGAGGGATGGGGCTTGATCCTGTGGCAAGTGTGATCATCCACGAGGAATTTTCCGCTTATGATCCAGGATTTACTCTATCATATTTAGCTCATGAAGTACTTTTCGTAAACAATTTCTATCATAGCGGGAATCCTTCTCAAAGAACGAAGTATATGCCTAAGGTTCTCTCCGGAGAATGGATCGGGGGAATGGGAATGACAGAACCCGGAGCAGGGACAGACGTTCTTGGAATGGGAACTGTTGCGACTCGTAAAGGTGATAAATTTATATTAAACGGTCGAAAACAATTTATCACAAACGGGATTGTAGGTCAGGTCTTTTTAGTATATGCAAAAACCAGCAAGGATTCTCGCAGAACCACTTCCTTTATTGTAGAGAGTTCTTATCCTGGATTCAGTTTCGGCAAAAAAGAGGAGAAGATGGGGATGAGGTCTTCTCCCACCACCCAACTGATCTTCGAGAACTTAGAGGTTCCCGCGGAAAATTTGATCGGCTCCGAGGATGGTGCCTTAACTCACATGATGAGAAACCTGGAGATTGAAAGAGTGACTCTTGCAGCTCAATCTTTAGGAATCGCAAAACGTTGTATAGACGTTATGTGCGAATATTCCATTCTCCATAGAGAAGCCTTCGATAAGAAGTTAATAGAATTCGGACAAATCCAAAGATTGATCGCTGAATCTTATGCGGATTACCAAGCTGCAAGAGCATTGGTGTATGATGTAGCTTCTAAGATCCATCCTGAAAATCGTAACTCGCTTGGGGCCGCATCTGCAAAATTGGTTTCTACCCAAATGGCGGAAAGAGTTTCCAGGAACGCAATCCAAGTATTGGGCGGTTATGGTTATTGTAGAGAATACCCGGTAGAAAGATTACATAGAGATGCCATCTTACTTTCTATCGGAGGTGGAACAAACGAAGCAATGCAAAAGAACATAGCTGCAGATTTGAAGAAGTTATACACGACTTCCTAA